DNA from Dysgonomonadaceae bacterium PH5-43:
GGAACTGAGTTTATTTTTGTTATTTCTTGCGACGGAGAAAGCAATGTATCATATAACATTTCTATTGATGGCGAAGAATGGTCGGGTGTTAAGCCTCTTAATCTAACAAAAATCAAATCTTTCGACTATGTGCAAGCAGCTCAAAACTACGATGTAATGGTCGACATAGAGTATAACCCACCTTTTTTATCGGTAACTCCTGCTTCTATCTCTTTCAAGGCTGCAACTATGGAAGACCCTGCTGAAGGTCCTTATTCTATCGCGGTTGTAGGCTCTGATGCTTTTGATGAAAAATTTTCTTATGATGTAAAAACCATAAAGGGTAGTGCAGATAACTTCTACATTGACTTTGATGAAAGTTTCAGCACTGAAACTGGTGGTAATTTATCTGTATTCTTTATGGCAGAAGAACCTGTTTATGGAGAACAACACATTATTATTACATTCTCAAGAGGCACAGAAAGTTTCGACGTGGAACTTAAAGGTCTTTTATTGCCTAAATCTCCAGTAGAAGAAGACACTTGGTATCGCGTTCAGTTCTACTCCAGAACAGGATATGTATTGACAGACAATGGCGCAGAAGAATTATTAACTGCAACTATGTATGATGCTGCTAACGAAAGCCAATTATGGAAATTTGTTAAAGTTAGCGAAGTAGAAGGCATTCCTAATTATAAAATGGTAAGTAAAACTGGTAACAATATCGGCTACAACTATCCCATATACGAAGTTATTGACGAAAAAGAAGTAATGACATCTCCAGGTCGTTTCACTGCGGTTGCTGAATCCAACAACACTTTCAAATTCGACCTATGCCCCGACGGCAACTGGCAAATCTTATGGAATGAGTATGAATACACAACCACAACAGGCGAAGACAAATTGGGTGGTCATATCAATAAAGTAAATGTTGGTAGCGTTCACGATTATGGTTTTACAGCTTACAATTATCTTCCTGACGTTGGTAGCGGCATAAAAATATTCAAAGCCGACGAAGAAATAAGTATTGGTCTTCCTAAATTCAGTAACGAAGAAGAAAGTTACTACTACTATATGCAATTCAAGAGAGTTTCTTCTAAAATAGCGATAAAATCGACAGACGACCTTGAAATTCCTGCTCTTACTCAGGCTACAATAGACGAAGAAGACAATGACTTATTCTTATGGAGATTTTTCGGAGACATAGATGAATGTACGATAGTAGACGTAAATGGCAATGCTTTTGGTGTTGGATCTACTCAAATCGTTGACATCTCGGAAGCTAATTATTACAAGTTTATTCCTTATGGTGTTCAAACTTGGAGTTTCCAAAATTTAACCACCGCAGAATTGGATCCTTCCGCTTACCAATACATTAATGATTTTGGAGGCAACGGTAATGCTGTTGGTCAATGGTCGGCAAGCGACAACGGAGCCGAACTATATTTCACTTTAGTTAAAACTGATGGTGTAAACATTTCAGCTCCAGATGCAATTGAAGGAGAAGTTGTTTCTACTTCTTACTTTACTCTTCAAGGAGTACAATTAGGAAGCAAACCAAGTAATGGCTTATTTATAGAAAAGAATACATTAAGCAATGGTAAAACAACTGCAAGAAAGATTTTCATTTCTAAATAACAATACTGTTTTAAGAGCTTTTTGAATAGGTGCGTCAGTGATGGCGCACCTATTTTATTGCTAAACATTAAAGACTTTATAACTTTTTTGTATCTTCGTCCGTGATTTCTAACGATTATAGCAAATACAACATTGTGCAAGGCTTAATTATTATATGCCTACTATTGTTATGCCTTAATACTAAAGCCCAATCGAAGGCAGACTCTATCATCATAAAACATTTAGAACACAGAGATGAATACAGCAAGTACATTGATGAATATGACGCACAGATATATATTAAAGGCAACATCGAAGTACTGAAAAAGAACATTATGTTCGAATTCGCTCCCGATTTCTTTTACCTTAATAAAGATAACGACAGCTCATTTGTTGAAGCTATTGTCGACATCAAATACACAGCTCCAAACTATTTCAATCAAGAAATTGTAGCCCTCAACGGATACCGATTTAATGCCAAAGACATTCTCGACAGAATAATTCCTTTTTTGAATGTAAACATTTACAAACAAACTATTTTCGACGACCAAATAGTAATACCCGACCGCAACAACATTTTCAAGTATTATGAGTTCGAATACATTAACAACGAAGAATTATCGGGCTACAAAGTTCACAAGATACAAATAACTCCAAAGATTAAAAGTCAAAAACTTGTTTCGGGATATTTTTATATCATTGACGAACTGTGGACAATCCATAAATTCGACCTAAAAGGACGAACTGAATTATCGGATTATAGAGTTGTTACCGAATTTGGTTTTCCCTTAAACAACTTCTTACTCCCTATTAACTCTACAATAAGCTTTAATTTAGACCTTTTAGGGAACAATATCAACACTTCTTATTATGCTTTCTTCAATTATGCATCATACAAACTGCACGACACATCTAACGATAAAAAAGTTGCGTCGTACGACTTGAGTAAATATTTTACAACCAACAACGATTCCATTCTTATAATAAGAGATTCTTCATTCTGGAAAAACACTCGTCCTATACCTCTATCGGATTACGAAGAAACCCTTTATGAAACTCAATTAAGAATAGAAAAAGAATCTAATTCAAAACCAAAATTAAACCGAAAGATACGCAACGTATCTAAGGGTATTTTCACTCCTTACAAAAAACAATTTGGAGAAACTCAGCTTGTGTATTCTGGCTTACTCAATCCTTTAACATTGTCGTACAGTAAAATGGAAGGTATTGTGTATTGGCAACAACTGCGTTTATCTAAAGGCTTTAACAATGGGCAAACTATAAATTACAATTTCGACGTTGGATATTCGCTTACTAAAAATGAAATATATTTCGATGTGCCTATAAGTTGGACTTTTGCTCCTTCTAAAATGGGACGTGCACACCTTGATTTCAGAAACAGCAACCAAACATTCAATTCTAATGTAATAAAGAAAATAGAAGATATGGTTCCCGACAGTATCAATCTTAAAGATTTTAATATAGATTATTTCAAAAACTACAACTTAGAAATTAAAGCTCAATACGAATTAACAAATGGGTTACTACTCGAAGGTGGTGTAGATTACAATTGGTACGTGCCTATAGAAAAGCAGACTCAAATAGACAATGACAATCTTCAAGATTTAGTAGAAGATAATTACTTAGGATTTTCCCCTATTGTTGGACTTAAATGGACTCCCGGACAATATTACAGGTTTAATGGTAAACGTAAAGAATACCTCCGATCTCGATTCCCTACCTTTTCCATTGAATATGCAAGAGGAATAAAAGGCGTATTCGGCAGCAATAGTAATTACGAAAGAATAGAACTTGATATTCAACAAAAAATATCGTGGGGACTTATGCAATCTTTCCATTATTACATAGGTGCTGGTTGGTTTACAAATTCGGAGTCGGTATACTTTGCCAACTTCAAAAACTTCAGAAGAAGAAATATCCCGCAATCGTGGAACGACCCTCTGGGTGGTGTATTTCATCTTTTAGATGGAGATTGGTATAATGCATCAAACTCTTATTATCAAGCTCACATTATGTACGAATCACCCTTTGCGCTATTGCAACTTTTTAACGGACTAACTAACGATATTTTACAAGAAAGAATTTATATAAGTCATCTGTATATGCCTGCTTTACCCTCGTACTCCGAATTAGGCTATAGCATAGGTAATTTCTTCGGCAATGCTGGAATATTTTTCTCTTTTAATAAAGCTCGACTTAACTCTATCGGACTAAAAGTTGCTTTTGAGTTAAGATAGGTTCTCTCTTTTTCCGAAATTTTAGTTAAAAACACACTCTCTCCACTCCTTTTAACTAAATAAAACATTATTAATTTTTTTCAAAAAGAATAAGTCCTTAACTTGCGACCTTAATTAATGAAGTTATAAAACTCTAATTGCTCTTGTGTTAAAAAATATTGTAATCTTGATATGTGCTATTATCTTTTGTGCTTGTAATTCTTCTACGAGCGACAACTATCCGTTATATCAAGTAAAAAAGCAAGACTTTGAAAATACTATTATTGTTTCTGGCTCAGTAGAGCCTGTTAATACTGCTTTAGCTACCTGCCCTAATGATATCTCTGGC
Protein-coding regions in this window:
- a CDS encoding hypothetical protein (product_source=Hypo-rule applied; cleavage_site_network=SignalP-noTM; superfamily=49899,50370); this encodes MKRLLFFIMLAFIGYNFASAEQVTTSFVIEASGSSDVNNKIAIPKLNLNEEWTVTATTFYKGTASGYWGSRLFSLQSDDGTILDDGFEFYLRPDNMSNGQLGFNNVYGSFNKDLIAWDTENGTEFIFVISCDGESNVSYNISIDGEEWSGVKPLNLTKIKSFDYVQAAQNYDVMVDIEYNPPFLSVTPASISFKAATMEDPAEGPYSIAVVGSDAFDEKFSYDVKTIKGSADNFYIDFDESFSTETGGNLSVFFMAEEPVYGEQHIIITFSRGTESFDVELKGLLLPKSPVEEDTWYRVQFYSRTGYVLTDNGAEELLTATMYDAANESQLWKFVKVSEVEGIPNYKMVSKTGNNIGYNYPIYEVIDEKEVMTSPGRFTAVAESNNTFKFDLCPDGNWQILWNEYEYTTTTGEDKLGGHINKVNVGSVHDYGFTAYNYLPDVGSGIKIFKADEEISIGLPKFSNEEESYYYYMQFKRVSSKIAIKSTDDLEIPALTQATIDEEDNDLFLWRFFGDIDECTIVDVNGNAFGVGSTQIVDISEANYYKFIPYGVQTWSFQNLTTAELDPSAYQYINDFGGNGNAVGQWSASDNGAELYFTLVKTDGVNISAPDAIEGEVVSTSYFTLQGVQLGSKPSNGLFIEKNTLSNGKTTARKIFISK
- a CDS encoding hypothetical protein (product_source=Hypo-rule applied; pfam=PF18939; superfamily=56935), which codes for MISNDYSKYNIVQGLIIICLLLLCLNTKAQSKADSIIIKHLEHRDEYSKYIDEYDAQIYIKGNIEVLKKNIMFEFAPDFFYLNKDNDSSFVEAIVDIKYTAPNYFNQEIVALNGYRFNAKDILDRIIPFLNVNIYKQTIFDDQIVIPDRNNIFKYYEFEYINNEELSGYKVHKIQITPKIKSQKLVSGYFYIIDELWTIHKFDLKGRTELSDYRVVTEFGFPLNNFLLPINSTISFNLDLLGNNINTSYYAFFNYASYKLHDTSNDKKVASYDLSKYFTTNNDSILIIRDSSFWKNTRPIPLSDYEETLYETQLRIEKESNSKPKLNRKIRNVSKGIFTPYKKQFGETQLVYSGLLNPLTLSYSKMEGIVYWQQLRLSKGFNNGQTINYNFDVGYSLTKNEIYFDVPISWTFAPSKMGRAHLDFRNSNQTFNSNVIKKIEDMVPDSINLKDFNIDYFKNYNLEIKAQYELTNGLLLEGGVDYNWYVPIEKQTQIDNDNLQDLVEDNYLGFSPIVGLKWTPGQYYRFNGKRKEYLRSRFPTFSIEYARGIKGVFGSNSNYERIELDIQQKISWGLMQSFHYYIGAGWFTNSESVYFANFKNFRRRNIPQSWNDPLGGVFHLLDGDWYNASNSYYQAHIMYESPFALLQLFNGLTNDILQERIYISHLYMPALPSYSELGYSIGNFFGNAGIFFSFNKARLNSIGLKVAFELR